GTCTAAGCATCGTGGCGCCCGAAACCAAGTGGATTGTCGGCCGCCTGACCTCACTCGGCCCCCTGCCATCCGGCGATCGACGCGTCCAGCAGAGGGAACCGGCCCTCGGGCAGGGAGTCATGCCCGATCGCCCAGAAGAATATGCCACGGTACCCTTGACTGCGGGCCCACTCCGCTTTGCGGCGTGCAGAGGCCTCGTCATCGAAGGCGACGATTCCAAGCTCGCCTTGGGGCGCAAGAATCCAGGGCGCCTTAGCGTGTGCGTCTTGCTTAAGGGTCCAACCCGCGTCGATTAGCTTTAGGATCTGTCGGTACGTTGGCGTGCCGAATCCGGCTGCGCGAGCCCCGGAGGTAGCCGTGTAAGGCTGGCGGAGGGGGAACTTCCGGCCGTAGAGTGGGATACCAACGTTGAGCTTGCTGCGAGGAAACCCCTGGGTCTCTTCCCAATACGCCATCGCCGCCTGGGTCGACCGCCATGCTGACTCGGGGTCCTCGGGGGAACCGAACAGTGGCGTGTGGTGCGAGGCTACCGCGGTAAACGGGCCCGAGAAGTCGTAGGTCATCACATTGAGGAAGTCGATAGCCCCTTCCAACGCGGGGCCATCGATCCACTTTCCCTCGGCCGGTCGCGCGGTCACCGCCGACGTGATTAACAGCCTCATGCCGGTCGTCGTCGTGACGCGGTCAAAGCTTGATCGGATCGCCCGCACGAGCTGAGTGAACCGCTGCTTCGTCGACTCATCCTTGGGGAACTCCCAGTCCACGTCGACTCCCGCGTACCCGTACTCGACGACAATCTGGGTAAGATCCTCGACCCAACTGGCCATCTTCTCGGGCGAGGAGGTCGCCATCTCGAAGCCGTCCGCGTCTCCCCAGCCGCCCACACTGAGTATGACCGGGGTGTCGTGCCTTGCGGCCCTTTCGGTAAGAGAGCGACTTGGGACCTTGTCGTTGGTCTCGATCTGTCCCTGCTTGTCGGAGGTGATGAACGCGTGGCAGACGTGGGTGAAACGGTCCCACGGGATGCTGGCCTCGTTGAACCCCTCGTAGGCAGGGTAGT
This is a stretch of genomic DNA from Posidoniimonas polymericola. It encodes these proteins:
- a CDS encoding glycoside hydrolase family 18 protein, with translation MPVVLGYYPAYEGFNEASIPWDRFTHVCHAFITSDKQGQIETNDKVPSRSLTERAARHDTPVILSVGGWGDADGFEMATSSPEKMASWVEDLTQIVVEYGYAGVDVDWEFPKDESTKQRFTQLVRAIRSSFDRVTTTTGMRLLITSAVTARPAEGKWIDGPALEGAIDFLNVMTYDFSGPFTAVASHHTPLFGSPEDPESAWRSTQAAMAYWEETQGFPRSKLNVGIPLYGRKFPLRQPYTATSGARAAGFGTPTYRQILKLIDAGWTLKQDAHAKAPWILAPQGELGIVAFDDEASARRKAEWARSQGYRGIFFWAIGHDSLPEGRFPLLDASIAGWQGAE